A part of Melittangium boletus DSM 14713 genomic DNA contains:
- the tssH gene encoding type VI secretion system ATPase TssH, which translates to MEGAAIRVEPKALVRRLTPTATRTLEAAVARASSGRFYEIVVEHMLAQMLEPEDSDVAHLLRHFQVDRRRLTTSVERAIQGLRSGNAGRPVFSESLFQWFEDAWLMASVEQGATRLRSGALFAQFLVRRSRYTAELFPELEGISRDELMAVLDTVLRPSSETLEVTPDPAPGTTPEAPTGGAVSGEALRRFATSFTGRVREGKIDPIFGRHREIRQMVDILSRRRKNNPILVGEPGVGKTALVEGLAWAIVKGDVPEALKNVELLGLDLGLLQAGAGVRGEFENRLKSVIGEVKASPTPIILFIDEAHTLIGSGAGAGGSDGANLLKPALARGELRTIAATTWGEYKKYFEKDAALERRFQPVKVDEPSVEEAELMLRGLRSTYEAAHGITIRDEAVSAAVRLSSRYISGRQLPDKAVDLLDTAAARVKIELSTKPDGLMALEQEISSLERERETRRRDLSEGHPGDIEAVAKLEEKLAVVRDQLASLQARWEMERTAVSELMAARKALLSAHSEVDPAPLKAAVDEASAKLTRTRGEDPLVHADVDADIVARVVASWTGIPVGRMRSDLLTTVLSLETRLTERVRGQEPTLRKVAEIIRISQAGIRNPDAPIGVMLFVGPSGVGKTETALALADTLYGGERFMTTLNMSEFQEKHTVSRLIGSPPGYVGYGEGGLLTEAVRQRPYSVVLLDECEKADLEVMNLFYQVFDKGVLNDSEGRAVDFRNTIIILTSNLGSDILMRMHESGATPTAEDMIAKVRPALSKHFKPALLARMTIIPYAPVGTHIMREIVAMKLDKVVGRLRAAHGVETTLAPELLDELARRCTEAETGARNAEHILQGSLMPALSRELLQRLAGGLLPRQLNVSLSAEGGWDICFAEA; encoded by the coding sequence TTGGAGGGTGCCGCCATCCGAGTTGAACCGAAAGCCCTCGTCCGCCGTCTCACGCCCACGGCCACTCGAACGCTGGAGGCCGCGGTCGCGCGCGCCAGCAGCGGGCGTTTCTATGAAATCGTGGTCGAGCACATGCTCGCGCAGATGCTCGAGCCAGAGGACTCGGACGTCGCCCACCTGCTGCGGCACTTCCAGGTGGACCGCCGCCGCCTGACCACCAGCGTGGAGCGAGCCATCCAGGGACTGCGCTCCGGCAATGCCGGACGGCCCGTCTTCTCCGAATCGCTCTTCCAGTGGTTCGAGGACGCCTGGTTGATGGCCTCTGTCGAGCAGGGGGCAACGCGCCTGCGCTCCGGGGCGCTCTTCGCCCAGTTCCTGGTTCGCCGCAGCCGCTACACCGCCGAACTCTTCCCGGAGCTGGAAGGCATCTCCCGCGACGAGCTGATGGCCGTCCTGGACACCGTGCTGAGGCCCTCGTCCGAGACGTTGGAGGTGACGCCTGATCCCGCCCCGGGTACGACCCCCGAGGCACCCACCGGTGGCGCGGTTAGCGGCGAGGCGCTCCGCCGTTTCGCCACATCCTTCACCGGCCGGGTTCGCGAGGGAAAGATCGATCCCATCTTCGGCCGCCATCGGGAGATCCGCCAGATGGTGGACATCCTCTCGCGGCGCCGGAAGAACAACCCTATCCTGGTCGGCGAGCCAGGCGTGGGCAAGACGGCGTTGGTGGAGGGTCTCGCCTGGGCCATCGTGAAGGGCGATGTGCCCGAAGCGCTGAAGAACGTGGAGTTGCTGGGGCTCGACCTCGGCCTGTTGCAGGCCGGCGCGGGGGTGCGAGGCGAGTTCGAGAACCGTCTCAAGTCCGTCATTGGCGAGGTGAAAGCATCCCCCACCCCCATCATCCTTTTCATCGATGAGGCTCATACACTCATCGGCTCAGGAGCCGGGGCTGGCGGGAGTGACGGAGCCAACTTGCTCAAGCCCGCGCTAGCGCGAGGCGAACTGCGCACCATCGCCGCCACCACGTGGGGTGAGTACAAGAAGTACTTCGAGAAGGACGCTGCCCTCGAGCGACGCTTCCAGCCCGTCAAGGTGGACGAGCCGAGCGTCGAGGAGGCCGAGTTGATGCTTCGAGGCTTGCGGTCCACCTACGAGGCGGCGCACGGCATCACCATCCGTGACGAGGCCGTCTCCGCCGCGGTGAGACTCTCCAGCCGGTACATCTCGGGCCGCCAGCTTCCGGACAAGGCGGTGGACCTGCTCGACACGGCGGCCGCACGCGTGAAGATCGAGCTGTCCACGAAACCGGATGGACTGATGGCGCTCGAGCAGGAAATCTCCTCCCTGGAGCGTGAGCGCGAGACCCGGCGGAGAGATCTCTCCGAGGGCCACCCAGGGGACATCGAGGCGGTGGCGAAGCTGGAGGAGAAGCTAGCCGTCGTGCGTGACCAGCTCGCCTCGTTGCAGGCACGATGGGAGATGGAGCGTACCGCGGTGAGCGAGCTGATGGCCGCGCGCAAGGCGTTGCTCTCCGCGCATTCCGAGGTGGACCCAGCACCCCTGAAAGCCGCGGTGGACGAGGCATCGGCGAAGCTGACCAGGACTCGCGGTGAGGACCCCTTGGTCCACGCGGACGTGGACGCGGACATCGTGGCACGCGTGGTGGCGAGCTGGACTGGCATCCCCGTGGGAAGGATGCGGAGCGACTTGCTCACCACGGTGTTGAGCCTCGAGACACGACTGACCGAGCGCGTACGTGGCCAGGAGCCGACCCTGCGCAAGGTAGCGGAGATCATCCGCATCTCCCAGGCGGGCATCCGCAATCCGGACGCTCCTATTGGTGTGATGCTCTTCGTGGGCCCCAGCGGAGTAGGCAAGACGGAGACGGCGCTGGCGCTGGCCGACACGCTCTACGGTGGAGAGCGCTTCATGACCACACTCAACATGAGCGAGTTCCAGGAGAAGCACACCGTCTCACGGCTCATCGGCTCGCCTCCCGGCTACGTGGGCTACGGTGAGGGCGGTTTGCTGACGGAAGCCGTGCGGCAGCGGCCCTATTCGGTGGTACTGCTGGACGAGTGCGAGAAGGCCGACCTGGAGGTGATGAACCTCTTCTACCAGGTATTCGACAAAGGCGTGCTCAATGACAGCGAGGGCCGTGCCGTCGACTTCCGTAACACCATCATCATCCTCACCAGCAATCTGGGCTCGGATATTCTCATGCGGATGCACGAGTCAGGAGCGACGCCCACCGCCGAGGACATGATCGCCAAGGTGCGCCCCGCGCTGAGCAAACACTTCAAGCCGGCGCTGCTGGCGCGCATGACCATCATCCCCTACGCTCCCGTGGGCACCCACATCATGCGGGAGATCGTCGCGATGAAGCTCGACAAAGTGGTGGGACGTCTGCGCGCGGCCCACGGAGTGGAGACAACTCTGGCTCCCGAGCTGCTCGACGAGCTGGCGCGCCGCTGTACCGAGGCGGAGACAGGTGCGCGCAACGCGGAGCACATCCTGCAAGGCTCGCTGATGCCTGCCCTCTCCCGGGAGCTGCTCCAGCGCTTGGCTGGCGGCCTGCTCCCTCGCCAATTGAACGTCTCCCTCTCCGCCGAGGGGGGTTGGGATATTTGCTTCGCCGAGGCATAG
- a CDS encoding Imm50 family immunity protein, whose product MWHQLAQNPQAISSIYKSVPPLQRTRLSVLSLMEDGPALRLHFHPTEFPEVIPARWARQQFNRVMIELHFYGLNGLKVSGWSTQNEVNLSIVPLDANRRQLRLQSSSCQLETEFEFFTIAKVEGYQAGE is encoded by the coding sequence ATGTGGCATCAGCTTGCACAGAACCCCCAGGCGATCAGCTCCATCTACAAGAGCGTCCCTCCCCTGCAGCGCACTCGGTTGTCTGTATTGAGCCTCATGGAGGATGGCCCGGCCTTGCGTCTTCACTTCCATCCGACCGAGTTTCCAGAGGTTATCCCAGCACGCTGGGCTCGGCAGCAATTCAATCGCGTCATGATTGAGCTGCACTTCTATGGTCTGAATGGGCTCAAGGTCTCGGGGTGGTCGACACAGAACGAGGTCAACCTTTCCATTGTTCCACTGGATGCGAACAGAAGGCAGCTGCGACTCCAGTCGTCCAGCTGTCAGCTGGAAACAGAGTTCGAGTTCTTCACGATTGCGAAGGTAGAGGGCTATCAGGCAGGCGAGTAG
- a CDS encoding HNH/endonuclease VII fold putative polymorphic toxin — protein sequence MSTIFKGAAIKLLQGGSRPGKPVSLKKAPVVNEQPPGRTGAFKKAKRDAGIPKRQQPERVDTEVPMMDKFGRTIKDKNGKPIMTREYHYKRADGKEIVIQDHSSGHQFGEPGGVGDQGPHLNVRPAIDTRNGKVPGTAAHYPFEK from the coding sequence ATGAGCACGATCTTCAAGGGCGCGGCAATCAAGCTCTTACAGGGAGGCAGCAGGCCGGGCAAGCCCGTCAGTTTGAAAAAAGCTCCCGTGGTCAACGAGCAGCCTCCAGGTCGGACGGGGGCATTCAAAAAAGCAAAGCGAGACGCAGGGATCCCCAAGCGCCAGCAGCCTGAGCGCGTGGACACTGAAGTTCCAATGATGGATAAATTTGGCAGAACCATCAAGGATAAAAATGGAAAGCCTATCATGACGCGCGAGTATCACTACAAGCGCGCTGACGGGAAAGAGATCGTCATCCAGGATCACAGCAGTGGACACCAGTTCGGAGAACCGGGAGGTGTCGGCGACCAAGGTCCCCACTTGAATGTCAGGCCCGCGATCGACACCCGGAATGGAAAAGTACCAGGCACGGCCGCGCATTATCCTTTCGAAAAATAG
- a CDS encoding type VI secretion system Vgr family protein codes for MTQTQGTAFTFQAGSFGVESLAVDRLDGMEGLSRLYEFRVDFHPTGEDPLDTESLIGVDALLTVEVRGGRTRQVHGMVCRVEMLGPQGGRWRYRAWIVPRLWRLTLVRRSRIFQGKTVPDILKAVLGEAGLKVELRLSRSYEPREYCTQYRETDFAFLSRLMEWEGLFYFFAHTEEGHELVVGDAPNVHEALPGGLALPVREKDERVEEGEYLHALERVHRLRSGAVHLKDYDFEKPTLDMSGKATSGEGQSSLEVYDYPGEYVAPAVGRATAKVRLEEAVQAARSLVGEGVAPSLTPGFRFQVEDDGRHAGEYSVVEVVHSGWQPEMPGGHEALGGLYQCRFKCMPARVPFRPPRTTDVPRLAGIQTATVVGPSGEELHTDEHGRIKVQFHWDREGKRDDKASCWVRVGQAWGGTAWGALYLPRIGQEVVVRFLEGNPDRPLIAGTVYNGVNSTPYALPDEKTKSTLKSASSLGSNGFNEFRIEDLAGEEEIFVHGQKDEELVTENDKGQQVRGYEDLLVKKDRAITVEGNQRLDVMLDDSSLIDANQTLQVRGNRATATAGSHDETVEGNQSISVAQCRDVSIAQAALDVVGAAKALTIGAMYDVSVELDMNEAVGGLNSIEVGGTLKEHIDESRQEIIAGDKEIKVGGNFQSQVKEQASLTTGKDLNEEISGQSYAEAEDVAAVLAKSFALKADKFILVVNGKLAMQIEKSGKVQLFGNNITLED; via the coding sequence TCGCTGATAGGGGTCGATGCGCTGCTGACCGTGGAAGTGCGCGGGGGGCGCACGAGGCAGGTGCACGGCATGGTGTGCCGGGTGGAGATGCTGGGCCCTCAAGGAGGGCGCTGGCGCTATCGGGCATGGATCGTGCCCAGGCTTTGGCGGCTCACGCTGGTGAGGCGCAGCCGCATCTTCCAGGGGAAGACCGTACCCGACATCCTCAAGGCCGTGCTGGGAGAGGCGGGACTGAAAGTGGAACTGCGCTTGAGCCGCAGCTACGAGCCGCGCGAATACTGCACACAGTACCGAGAGACAGACTTCGCCTTTCTCAGCCGACTGATGGAGTGGGAGGGCCTCTTCTACTTCTTTGCGCACACGGAAGAGGGACATGAACTGGTGGTAGGGGACGCGCCCAACGTGCACGAGGCCTTGCCGGGCGGTTTGGCGCTGCCCGTACGAGAGAAGGATGAACGGGTGGAGGAAGGGGAGTACCTTCATGCGTTGGAGCGCGTGCATCGGTTGAGGTCCGGAGCGGTGCACCTCAAGGACTACGACTTCGAGAAGCCCACGCTGGATATGTCGGGCAAGGCGACGAGCGGGGAGGGGCAGAGTTCATTGGAGGTGTACGACTACCCGGGTGAGTACGTAGCGCCCGCGGTGGGTAGGGCCACTGCGAAGGTGCGTCTTGAGGAGGCGGTGCAGGCCGCGCGCTCCCTGGTGGGGGAGGGCGTGGCACCGAGCCTTACTCCTGGCTTCCGCTTCCAAGTCGAGGACGATGGCCGTCATGCTGGCGAGTACTCGGTGGTGGAGGTCGTGCACTCCGGCTGGCAGCCGGAAATGCCGGGCGGCCACGAGGCTTTGGGCGGCCTATACCAGTGCCGATTCAAGTGCATGCCGGCTCGCGTGCCCTTCCGTCCGCCTCGGACGACGGACGTGCCAAGATTGGCTGGGATTCAAACGGCGACGGTGGTGGGGCCCTCGGGAGAGGAGCTCCACACCGATGAGCACGGTCGGATCAAGGTTCAGTTCCACTGGGATCGGGAGGGGAAGCGGGACGACAAGGCCTCGTGCTGGGTTCGCGTAGGCCAGGCATGGGGTGGAACCGCGTGGGGAGCGCTGTACCTGCCGCGAATCGGGCAGGAGGTGGTGGTGCGCTTCCTGGAGGGAAACCCGGATCGGCCACTGATTGCTGGCACGGTGTACAACGGAGTCAATTCGACACCCTACGCCTTGCCGGACGAGAAGACCAAGTCCACCCTGAAAAGTGCCTCCAGCCTGGGCAGTAATGGCTTCAACGAGTTCCGCATCGAAGACTTGGCCGGGGAGGAGGAAATCTTCGTCCATGGGCAGAAAGACGAGGAACTCGTCACGGAGAACGACAAAGGTCAACAGGTCCGAGGGTATGAAGACCTACTGGTGAAAAAGGACCGCGCTATCACGGTGGAGGGCAACCAACGCCTCGATGTGATGCTCGATGATAGCAGCCTGATAGATGCTAACCAGACGCTCCAGGTGCGAGGCAATCGCGCCACCGCGACCGCTGGCAGCCACGACGAAACGGTGGAGGGCAACCAGTCCATCAGTGTCGCCCAATGTCGCGATGTCTCCATCGCTCAGGCGGCCTTGGATGTAGTAGGGGCGGCCAAGGCGCTCACCATTGGCGCCATGTATGACGTCAGCGTCGAACTCGACATGAACGAGGCGGTCGGAGGTCTCAACTCCATAGAGGTAGGTGGTACTCTCAAGGAACACATCGACGAGAGCCGCCAAGAAATCATTGCCGGGGACAAGGAGATAAAAGTTGGGGGCAACTTCCAGTCCCAGGTCAAGGAGCAGGCATCCTTGACCACAGGTAAGGACCTCAATGAGGAGATTTCCGGACAGTCCTACGCGGAAGCCGAGGATGTCGCAGCGGTACTTGCCAAGTCTTTCGCGTTGAAGGCGGACAAGTTCATCCTCGTCGTGAACGGCAAGCTGGCAATGCAGATTGAGAAATCCGGAAAGGTCCAGCTTTTCGGCAACAATATCACCCTTGAGGACTAG